The Halogeometricum rufum genome has a segment encoding these proteins:
- a CDS encoding biotin--[acetyl-CoA-carboxylase] ligase gives MNETRRALLAALADGPTTGPELAERLGVSRAAVWKQVEALREAGFGIESGDDGYRVTDVPAYGAAAVEFGLDAPYEVEFHDAVGSTNDRGRELAAAGAADVVVVADEQTGSRGRLKREWTAPAGGVWASLVLRPEIPPAHAPLYTLAAAVAVTRAAREAGVDASIKWPNDVLVREPNEGTSTDGDGVLVSDDRTDRGGRKLAGVLTEMEGEADRVSWLVVGIGVNANVDGEALPPGATSIRDEVGDVDRRVFLQRVLETFDELTADPEAILSAWRECAATLGQRVRVETPNGVVEGEAVDVRVPGALVVRTDEGERVVHAGDCEHLRPAR, from the coding sequence ATGAACGAGACGCGACGCGCCCTCCTCGCCGCCCTCGCCGACGGCCCGACGACCGGCCCGGAACTCGCGGAGCGACTGGGCGTCTCCCGCGCCGCCGTCTGGAAACAGGTCGAGGCCCTCCGCGAGGCGGGGTTCGGTATCGAGAGCGGCGACGACGGCTACCGCGTCACCGACGTACCCGCGTACGGCGCGGCGGCCGTCGAGTTCGGCCTCGACGCCCCCTACGAGGTGGAGTTCCACGATGCGGTCGGGAGCACGAACGACCGGGGGCGCGAACTCGCGGCGGCGGGCGCGGCGGACGTCGTCGTCGTCGCCGACGAACAGACCGGGAGTCGCGGCCGGTTGAAACGCGAGTGGACCGCGCCCGCGGGCGGCGTCTGGGCGAGTCTCGTCCTCCGACCCGAGATACCCCCCGCGCACGCGCCGCTCTACACGCTCGCCGCCGCCGTCGCCGTCACGCGGGCCGCGCGAGAGGCCGGCGTCGACGCGTCGATAAAGTGGCCGAACGACGTCCTCGTGAGGGAACCGAACGAGGGGACGTCAACGGATGGTGACGGCGTCCTCGTGAGCGACGACCGAACCGACCGCGGCGGCCGGAAACTCGCGGGCGTCCTCACCGAGATGGAGGGCGAGGCCGACAGGGTGTCGTGGCTCGTCGTCGGCATCGGCGTGAACGCCAACGTCGACGGCGAGGCGCTCCCGCCGGGCGCGACGAGCATCAGGGACGAGGTGGGCGACGTGGACCGGCGGGTGTTCCTCCAGCGCGTGCTGGAGACGTTCGACGAGTTGACCGCCGACCCCGAGGCGATTCTGTCGGCGTGGCGCGAGTGCGCCGCGACGCTCGGTCAACGCGTCCGCGTCGAGACGCCGAACGGCGTCGTCGAGGGCGAGGCGGTGGACGTGCGCGTCCCCGGTGCGCTGGTCGTCCGGACCGACGAGGGCGAACGCGTCGTCCACGCCGGCGACTGCGAACACCTGCGGCCGGCGCGCTGA
- a CDS encoding amidohydrolase family protein, giving the protein MHVEGTILAGRDFEPVEGRVVVEDGEIAAVEEAAVESENVVLPAFVNAHTHIGDSIAKEAGAGLSLDELVAPPDGLKHRLLRAASHEEKVEAMRRSLRLMASTGTAACVEFREGGVDGVEAIREAAAGLAIDPVVLGRETADAMRASDGFGASGARDAEFDDLRAETREAGKLFGIHAGERDPHDVDPALDLDPDFVVHVVHPEPSHLDRIEADEVPVVVCPRSNLVTGVGVPPLRDLLDRTTVALGTDNVMLNSPSMFREMEFASKLTDATATEVLRMATANGAEIAGLNCGVVEPGREARLLVLDGDSDNLAGAQDLVRAVVRRAGEADVTDVVY; this is encoded by the coding sequence ATGCACGTCGAGGGAACCATCCTCGCCGGCCGCGACTTCGAACCCGTCGAGGGTCGCGTCGTCGTCGAGGACGGGGAGATTGCGGCCGTCGAGGAGGCGGCCGTCGAGTCGGAGAACGTCGTCCTCCCGGCGTTCGTCAACGCGCACACGCACATCGGTGACTCCATCGCCAAGGAGGCCGGTGCGGGGTTGTCGCTGGACGAGTTGGTCGCGCCGCCGGACGGCCTGAAACACCGTCTGCTCCGCGCGGCGAGTCACGAGGAGAAGGTCGAGGCGATGCGGCGGTCGCTCCGCCTGATGGCGTCCACCGGTACCGCCGCCTGCGTCGAGTTCCGTGAGGGCGGCGTCGACGGCGTCGAGGCCATCCGCGAGGCCGCCGCGGGACTGGCGATAGACCCCGTCGTCCTCGGACGCGAGACGGCCGACGCGATGCGGGCGTCCGACGGGTTCGGCGCGTCCGGCGCGCGCGACGCCGAGTTCGACGACCTGCGGGCGGAGACGCGCGAGGCGGGCAAACTGTTCGGCATCCACGCGGGCGAACGCGACCCGCACGACGTGGACCCCGCACTCGACTTGGACCCCGACTTCGTCGTCCACGTGGTCCACCCCGAACCGTCCCACCTCGACCGCATCGAGGCCGACGAGGTGCCCGTCGTCGTCTGCCCGCGGTCGAACCTCGTCACCGGCGTCGGCGTGCCGCCCCTTCGCGACCTGTTGGACCGGACCACCGTCGCCCTCGGGACGGACAACGTGATGCTGAACTCGCCGTCGATGTTCCGCGAGATGGAGTTCGCCTCGAAACTGACCGACGCGACGGCGACGGAGGTGCTCCGCATGGCGACGGCGAACGGCGCGGAGATAGCGGGGCTGAACTGCGGCGTCGTCGAACCCGGCCGCGAGGCGAGACTGCTCGTCCTCGACGGCGACTCGGACAACCTCGCCGGCGCGCAGGACCTCGTGCGGGCCGTCGTCCGCCGCGCCGGCGAGGCGGACGTGACGGACGTCGTCTACTGA
- a CDS encoding HD domain-containing protein, with amino-acid sequence MNAIKDSVHDYIGLDALAEDLVDAPEMQRLRHVKQLSTVRLVYPSANHTRFEHSLGVYHLAARALDHLEIDGDRARHVRAAALLHDIGHGPYGHQTEEVIRRRTGAHHDEIGHLLDGTEVAAALVAHGLDPDRVAAIVRGEGELGQLVSGELDVDRMDYLVRDAHHTGVPYGTIDTGRLVRELRYRDGELVLAAGNVQTAESLLLARALMNGTVYRHHVSRIAGAMLERASERLLDAGAVGVDEFRRMADHDLLVALRDHVPDLGRRIERRDLYKRAVWQPLAGVPADVVEMDYEAARAAAAEIADAAGVDPDDVLVDVPARPRFTESRTRVVVDGAVRRLEEASELVTGLRAAERTQWRLGVYAPAAATDNVRDAATEVLGLAETRSGTGE; translated from the coding sequence ATGAACGCGATAAAGGACAGCGTCCACGACTACATCGGCCTCGACGCCCTCGCCGAGGACCTCGTGGACGCGCCGGAGATGCAACGCCTCCGGCACGTCAAACAGCTCTCGACCGTCCGGCTGGTCTATCCCTCCGCGAACCACACGCGGTTCGAGCACTCGCTGGGCGTCTACCACCTCGCCGCCCGCGCCCTCGACCACCTCGAAATCGACGGCGACAGGGCGCGGCACGTCCGCGCGGCGGCCCTCCTCCACGACATCGGCCACGGACCGTACGGCCATCAGACCGAGGAGGTCATCCGCCGTCGGACCGGCGCGCACCACGACGAGATAGGCCACCTCCTCGACGGGACGGAGGTGGCGGCGGCCCTCGTCGCCCACGGCCTCGACCCGGACCGCGTCGCCGCCATCGTCCGCGGGGAGGGCGAACTCGGCCAACTGGTCTCCGGGGAGTTGGACGTCGACCGGATGGACTACCTCGTGCGGGACGCCCACCACACGGGCGTCCCCTACGGCACCATCGACACCGGCCGCCTCGTCCGCGAACTCCGCTACCGCGACGGCGAACTCGTCCTCGCGGCGGGGAACGTCCAGACGGCCGAGTCGCTACTGCTCGCCCGCGCCCTGATGAACGGGACCGTCTACCGCCACCACGTCTCCCGCATCGCGGGGGCGATGCTCGAACGCGCCTCCGAACGCCTCCTCGACGCGGGGGCGGTCGGCGTCGACGAGTTTCGGCGGATGGCCGACCACGACCTGCTCGTCGCCCTCCGCGACCACGTCCCGGACCTCGGCCGCCGCATCGAACGCCGCGACCTGTACAAGCGGGCGGTGTGGCAACCGCTCGCCGGCGTCCCCGCCGACGTGGTCGAGATGGATTACGAGGCGGCCCGCGCCGCGGCGGCGGAGATTGCGGACGCGGCGGGCGTCGACCCGGACGACGTGCTGGTCGACGTCCCCGCCCGCCCGCGCTTCACGGAGTCGCGGACGCGCGTCGTCGTCGACGGCGCCGTCCGGCGACTGGAGGAGGCGTCGGAGCTCGTGACCGGGCTCCGCGCCGCCGAACGGACCCAGTGGCGACTCGGCGTCTACGCGCCCGCGGCGGCGACGGACAACGTGCGGGACGCCGCGACGGAGGTCCTCGGACTCGCCGAGACCCGTTCCGGCACCGGCGAGTGA
- the cofD gene encoding 2-phospho-L-lactate transferase yields the protein MVTFLAGGTGTPKLLDGSGEVFAPSETTVVANTGDDVELGGHLVCPDVDTVLFHGGGVLDTDRWWGIAGDTTATDDELHRLAEAAGLEPGPRYLPAEAQTAGRDIARWRRFSGVAEFMEIGDRDRAVHLTRTSLLDEGHTLTEATRTLADAFDLDVELLPMSDDPVASIVHTDEGAMHFQEFWVHRRADPEVEDVEFRGADDAEPTDAVRDALTDPVVVGPSNPVTSLGPMLAMDAFRDALDRTPVVAVSPFVEDRVFSGPAAELMAGVGYDPSTAGVADAYPFADAFVLDDDDGTSLDRPVVRTDTRMDGPDDAARVARAVADALAEVS from the coding sequence ATGGTCACGTTTCTCGCCGGGGGGACGGGCACCCCGAAGTTGCTCGACGGTTCGGGCGAGGTGTTCGCCCCGTCGGAGACCACCGTCGTCGCCAACACGGGCGACGACGTGGAACTCGGCGGGCACCTCGTCTGCCCCGACGTGGACACCGTCCTGTTCCACGGCGGCGGCGTCCTCGACACCGACCGCTGGTGGGGCATCGCGGGCGACACGACGGCGACGGACGACGAACTACACCGCCTTGCCGAGGCGGCCGGCCTCGAACCCGGACCGCGCTACCTCCCCGCGGAGGCGCAGACCGCCGGACGCGACATCGCGCGCTGGCGGCGGTTCTCCGGGGTCGCCGAGTTCATGGAGATAGGCGACCGGGACCGCGCGGTCCACCTCACGCGCACCTCCCTCCTCGACGAGGGCCACACGCTGACCGAGGCGACGCGAACGCTCGCGGACGCCTTCGACCTCGACGTCGAACTGCTGCCGATGTCGGACGACCCCGTCGCGTCCATCGTCCACACCGACGAGGGCGCGATGCACTTCCAGGAGTTCTGGGTCCACCGCCGCGCCGACCCCGAGGTCGAGGACGTGGAGTTCCGCGGGGCCGACGACGCCGAACCGACCGACGCCGTCCGCGACGCCCTGACGGACCCCGTCGTGGTCGGCCCCTCGAACCCCGTCACCAGTCTGGGCCCGATGCTGGCGATGGACGCCTTCCGCGACGCCCTCGACCGGACGCCCGTCGTCGCCGTCTCGCCGTTCGTCGAGGACCGGGTGTTCTCCGGGCCGGCGGCGGAACTGATGGCCGGCGTCGGCTACGACCCCTCCACCGCCGGCGTCGCCGACGCCTACCCGTTCGCCGACGCGTTCGTCCTCGACGACGACGACGGCACGTCGCTGGACCGGCCCGTCGTCCGCACCGACACGAGGATGGACGGCCCCGACGACGCCGCGCGCGTCGCCCGCGCCGTCGCCGACGCACTCGCGGAGGTGTCGTGA
- a CDS encoding HD domain-containing protein, with protein MTTIKDSVHDHIEVEGVAEALLDTEEVQRLRHIKQLGTVQLVYPSANHTRFEHSLGVYHLASRALDHLGIEGLQAERIRAASLLHDVGHGPYSHNVESVTHRHTGKYHDDVHELIAEGAVGDVLRDNDLEPARIADLVAGEGKYGQLVSGELDVDRMDYLVRDAHHTGVPYGTIDHERLIRELTFADGELVLAEGNVQTAESLLLARALMNPTVYQHHVARISKAMLRQATERLLDQPDLSAAELRRMDDHDLLAALRMTPETRAFADRLGSRTLFKRAVWAEMDAVPDGVVDADHDDYRAFESRIADRVGLDPESVIVDVPPRPSMTESTTRVMVSGEARRLGKQSPLVSALRTAQNQQWRLGVYAPADETAAVGRAAVEEMGLDIDGALVSDVRPGVATTLDEFAE; from the coding sequence ATGACGACCATCAAGGACAGCGTCCACGACCACATCGAGGTCGAGGGCGTCGCCGAGGCACTCCTCGACACCGAGGAGGTGCAACGCCTCCGGCACATCAAGCAGTTGGGGACGGTCCAACTCGTCTACCCCTCCGCGAACCACACGCGGTTCGAGCACTCGCTCGGCGTCTACCACCTCGCCTCCCGCGCCCTCGACCACCTCGGCATCGAGGGCCTGCAGGCCGAACGAATCCGAGCGGCGTCCCTCCTCCACGACGTCGGCCACGGACCGTACAGCCACAACGTCGAGAGCGTGACGCACCGCCACACCGGGAAGTACCACGACGACGTCCACGAACTCATCGCCGAGGGGGCGGTGGGGGACGTCCTCCGCGACAACGACTTAGAGCCCGCCCGAATCGCGGACCTCGTCGCGGGCGAGGGCAAGTACGGCCAACTGGTCTCCGGGGAGTTGGACGTCGACCGGATGGACTACCTCGTGCGGGACGCCCACCACACGGGCGTCCCCTACGGCACCATCGACCACGAGCGACTGATTCGAGAACTCACGTTCGCAGACGGCGAACTCGTCCTCGCGGAGGGGAACGTCCAGACGGCCGAGTCGCTGTTGCTCGCCCGCGCCCTGATGAATCCGACCGTCTACCAGCACCACGTCGCCCGCATCTCGAAGGCGATGCTCCGGCAGGCGACCGAACGCCTCCTCGACCAACCGGACCTCTCGGCCGCCGAACTCCGCCGGATGGACGACCACGACCTGTTGGCCGCCCTGCGGATGACGCCCGAGACGCGCGCGTTCGCCGACCGACTCGGCAGTCGGACCCTGTTCAAGCGCGCCGTCTGGGCGGAGATGGACGCCGTCCCCGACGGCGTCGTCGACGCCGACCACGACGACTACCGGGCGTTCGAGTCGCGCATCGCAGACCGGGTCGGACTCGACCCCGAGTCGGTCATCGTGGACGTGCCGCCCCGGCCGTCGATGACCGAGTCGACCACGCGCGTGATGGTCAGCGGGGAGGCCCGCCGCCTCGGCAAGCAGTCGCCCCTCGTCTCCGCCCTCCGGACGGCGCAGAACCAGCAGTGGCGACTCGGCGTCTACGCGCCCGCGGACGAGACGGCGGCCGTCGGCCGCGCCGCCGTCGAGGAGATGGGACTCGACATCGACGGCGCTCTCGTCTCGGACGTGCGACCCGGCGTCGCCACGACGCTGGACGAGTTCGCGGAGTGA
- a CDS encoding tRNA-dihydrouridine synthase, whose translation MFEPRVALASLSGEADAAWARRAAPHVGMAFLGGVSLDEESRAAARELVARDRNEFLPDDPFAFVAEQLDALADADVDAAVNVRSATLDPVRRAASVCADRGAVLEVNAHCRQPELCAVGCGERLLRDADRLCEYVAAAADEGATVSVKVRAEVAGVDLGETTRRVADAGASMVHVDAMDSEPAVADVASAVGDDDAAPFVVANNEVRDAESVREYLDYGADAVSVGRPSTDPRVLRRVRAAVDDWFAAEVDA comes from the coding sequence ATGTTCGAACCGCGCGTCGCCCTCGCGAGTCTCTCGGGCGAGGCGGACGCCGCGTGGGCGCGACGGGCCGCGCCGCACGTCGGGATGGCGTTCCTCGGCGGCGTCAGCCTCGACGAGGAGAGCAGGGCGGCGGCCCGCGAACTCGTCGCCCGCGACCGGAACGAGTTCCTGCCGGACGACCCGTTCGCGTTCGTCGCCGAGCAACTCGACGCCCTCGCCGACGCCGACGTCGACGCCGCGGTGAACGTCCGGAGCGCGACGCTGGACCCCGTCCGCCGCGCTGCGAGCGTCTGCGCCGACCGGGGCGCGGTGCTGGAGGTGAACGCCCACTGCCGACAGCCCGAACTGTGCGCCGTCGGGTGCGGCGAACGCCTCCTCCGCGACGCCGACCGCCTCTGCGAGTACGTCGCCGCCGCGGCGGACGAGGGGGCGACGGTGAGCGTGAAAGTCCGCGCCGAAGTCGCGGGCGTCGACCTCGGAGAGACGACGCGACGGGTCGCCGACGCCGGCGCGTCGATGGTCCACGTGGACGCGATGGACTCCGAACCCGCCGTCGCCGACGTCGCGTCGGCGGTCGGCGACGACGACGCGGCCCCGTTCGTCGTCGCCAACAACGAGGTGCGCGACGCCGAGAGCGTCCGCGAGTACCTCGACTACGGCGCCGACGCCGTCAGCGTCGGGCGACCCAGCACCGACCCGCGCGTCCTGCGACGCGTCCGGGCGGCGGTGGACGACTGGTTCGCCGCGGAGGTGGACGCGTGA
- a CDS encoding sugar O-acetyltransferase — protein MPSEKEKMLAGEMYDPHDPTLVEERRDARRLTAEFNATAADEADRRESLLRDLFGSVGENPHVEPPFRCDYGYNVHVGDDFAANFDCVILDVCRVEFGDDCMVAPGVHVYTATHPLDAEERVAGEEYGKPVTVGDRVWLGGGAIVNPGVTIGDDSVVASGAVVTRDVPSDVLVQGNPAEVVKEL, from the coding sequence ATGCCTTCCGAGAAGGAGAAGATGCTCGCCGGCGAGATGTACGACCCCCACGACCCGACGCTGGTCGAGGAACGCCGGGACGCACGGCGACTGACAGCGGAGTTCAACGCGACGGCGGCCGACGAGGCGGACCGACGGGAGTCGCTCCTCCGGGACCTGTTCGGGTCGGTGGGGGAGAATCCGCACGTCGAACCGCCGTTCCGGTGCGACTACGGCTACAACGTCCACGTCGGCGACGACTTCGCCGCCAACTTCGACTGCGTGATACTCGACGTCTGCCGGGTGGAGTTCGGCGACGACTGCATGGTCGCTCCCGGCGTCCACGTCTACACCGCGACGCACCCGCTCGACGCCGAAGAGCGCGTCGCCGGCGAGGAGTACGGCAAACCCGTCACCGTCGGCGACCGGGTGTGGCTGGGCGGCGGCGCAATCGTCAACCCCGGCGTCACCATCGGCGACGACAGCGTCGTCGCCTCGGGCGCCGTCGTCACGCGGGACGTGCCGAGCGACGTCCTCGTGCAGGGCAACCCCGCCGAAGTCGTCAAAGAACTGTAG
- a CDS encoding GYD domain-containing protein produces MTRHIMMVNYTAEGMANIEDSPDRLDDGKSLVESMGGEVVDFYLTMGRYDLLVVVDGLDDDAMAKVALTLGREGAIETETLKAWPEDEYREIIAGLP; encoded by the coding sequence ATGACACGACATATTATGATGGTGAACTACACCGCAGAGGGGATGGCGAACATCGAAGACAGCCCGGACAGGCTCGACGACGGCAAGTCGCTCGTCGAATCCATGGGGGGCGAAGTCGTCGACTTCTACCTCACGATGGGCCGATACGACCTCCTCGTCGTCGTGGACGGACTCGACGACGACGCGATGGCGAAAGTGGCCCTCACGCTGGGGAGAGAGGGCGCCATTGAGACGGAGACGCTCAAAGCGTGGCCCGAAGACGAGTACCGGGAGATAATCGCGGGGCTCCCGTAG
- a CDS encoding universal stress protein — protein sequence MMYQRILVPTDGSAGSERVLEHAIGLASVHDATVHALYVINSGSFAGLPMETSWEGLDDMLRADAEAAMDEVCAIAAESDVPVETAIVEGTPSREIVRFAEREGCDLVVMGTHGRGGIDRLLLGSVAEKVVRASEVPVLTVRVDGGDETERGTEAESEGETEPGVEAD from the coding sequence ATGATGTACCAGCGTATCCTCGTCCCGACCGACGGCTCGGCCGGGTCCGAGCGCGTCCTCGAACACGCCATCGGACTCGCGTCGGTCCACGACGCCACCGTCCACGCGCTGTACGTCATCAACAGCGGAAGCTTCGCCGGCCTCCCGATGGAGACGTCGTGGGAGGGGTTAGACGACATGCTCCGCGCGGACGCCGAGGCGGCGATGGACGAGGTGTGCGCCATCGCCGCCGAGTCGGACGTCCCCGTCGAGACGGCCATCGTGGAGGGGACGCCGAGTCGCGAAATCGTCCGCTTCGCCGAACGCGAGGGCTGTGACCTCGTCGTCATGGGCACCCACGGCCGCGGCGGCATCGACCGACTCCTCCTCGGCAGCGTCGCCGAGAAAGTCGTCCGGGCGTCGGAGGTGCCGGTGTTGACGGTCCGCGTCGACGGCGGCGACGAGACGGAGCGAGGGACGGAGGCGGAGTCGGAGGGCGAGACCGAACCCGGCGTCGAGGCGGACTGA